The Acidaminococcus fermentans DSM 20731 sequence GGCGGTCTGACATCTTACCAGGATGAGGTGATCTCTATGAAAAAAGCAAGAACGATGGCAGCAACGCTGCTGGCCACACTCACCTTGAGTGCCACGGCGTTGGGAGCGGTACCGGCGGTGGTGCAGGCTGCTGCCGGGACGCAGCCTGCAGCGGCGGCCACGGTGACCAAAGAGGACAAGGAACGGGCGGAACTGCGGACCAAGACCTATAAGGCCCTGCTGGACTTGTACCAGAAGAAGCCCAACTCCCGGAAGGCCATCCAGAACGCCTTCGGCTATGCGGTGTTCGTGGATACCAGCTACAGCCTGGGAATCCTGGGTGGGGGCCATGGCCGGGGTAGGGCCATCAACCAGCACAGCGGCCGGGAAGTATTCATGAAAATGGGTGAGATGAAAGTGGGCCTGGGCCTGGGGGTCCGGCAGTCCAACATCATCTTCGTGTTCGGCAATGAAGACGCCTTCAATTCCTTCATCACCAAAGGCTGGTCCTTTGGGGGCGAAGCGGTGGCCGCCGCCGGAGACGGGGTCAGCGGGGATGCCCTGGAAGGCTCCTTCCAGGTGGCCCCCGGCATGTGGATGTACCAGGTGACCACCAAGGGCCTGGCTGCGGATCTTACGG is a genomic window containing:
- a CDS encoding YSC84-related protein — encoded protein: MKKARTMAATLLATLTLSATALGAVPAVVQAAAGTQPAAAATVTKEDKERAELRTKTYKALLDLYQKKPNSRKAIQNAFGYAVFVDTSYSLGILGGGHGRGRAINQHSGREVFMKMGEMKVGLGLGVRQSNIIFVFGNEDAFNSFITKGWSFGGEAVAAAGDGVSGDALEGSFQVAPGMWMYQVTTKGLAADLTVKGTRFYVDKDLNVDTVVK